ACGACCGCTGGTGCCAAAAGGAACACCGGCAATCATCACGATGGTGTCGCCAGCCTGAGCAAACTCATGCTGCGCTGCCATATCGGTAGCGTGGTCGATCATCTCGCCCAGATCGCTGACGTCCTCGCAGGGTACGGCATGGACACCCCAGGCCAAGGCCAGACGGCGTGCGGTTTCCACACGGGGTGTCAGTGCCAGGATAGGGGCGATGGGCCGTTCGCGGCTGGCGCGCAAGGCGCTAAAGCCGGTTGTGGTGTAGGCCACGTTCGTTGCCGGTTCCAGAATGCTGGCCACGCGACGCAGGGCGCAGCAGATCGCGTCTGCGGTGCTGGCCTCGGCGGTGCTGTGGTTGGCTTCCAGAATGGTGCGCCAGCTAGGATCGTTTTCGATCTCCTTGATGATGCTGTCCATGATGGACACCGCTTCCAGCGGAAACTGGCCCGAAGCCGATTCGGCAGACAGCATGACAGCGTCAGCACCCGAGTAGATGGCGGTAGCCACGTCGGAGGCTTCAGCACGTGTGGGCACAGGCGAGGTGATCATGGATTCCAGCATTTGTGTGGCGACGACCACCGGACGGCCTGCCGCACGGGCAGTACGCACGATCTGACGCTGCAACACAGGCACGCGCTGGGGTGGAACTTCCACGCCCAGGTCGCCACGTGCCACCATCACGCCATCACACAGCTGGACGATTTCTTCCAGGTGCTCCAGCGCTTGCGGTTTTTCCAGCTTGGCCATGATCCAGGCCTTGTCCCCGATCAGCTCGCGGGCCTCACGGATGTCGCCAGGACGCTGCACAAAGGACAGCGCAACCCAATCCACGCCCAATTCCAGCCCAAACTTCAGATCGATCAGGTCTTTCTCGGTCAAGGGCGAGATAGGCAGTACCACGCCGGGTACGTTCACGCCCTTGCGGTCGGACAGCGGGCCGCCGACCATGACCGTAGTTTCTGCAAAGTCCGGACCAAAGCTGTCCACACGCAGACGCAGCTTGCCGTCATCCAGCAGCAGGTCTGTCCCGTCTTCCAGAGCAGCGAAGATTTCGGGGTGGGGCAGGTAGGCGTGCTGGCTGGTCCCCTCGGCGGGGTCCAGATCCAGACGGAATTTCTGACCGGTTTCCAATGTCACACGGCCATCTTTCATTTTGCCAACGCGCAGCTTGGGGCCTTGCAGGTCCATCAGGATACCGATACTGCGTCCGGTTTCCTTTTCAATCTGACGAATGGTGTGATAGCGCGCGGCGTGGTCTTCATGTGTGCCGTGGCTGAAGTTCAGGCGGAACACATCAGCGCCGGCCTCGAACAGTTCACGAATGCGTTCTGGCGTAGAACTGGCAGGACCCAGGGTAGCCAGAATGCGGGAATGACGTTGACGTTTCATGGGTTGTTGTCCTTAGGGGGATCGATAGCTCAAAGAGCAGCGATACCGGCGCGGGCGATCTGAGCGTCTTCAGGTGCTTTCACGCCGGACACGCCGACTGCACCAATGACTTGACCGTCCACCACAATCGGTTCGCCGCCTTCCAGAGGCGTGATGGGCATGGACAGAGCGGCAAAGCGACCATTGTTGACCATGTCTTCAAATACCTTGCTGGGCTTGCCACCACCAAGCACGCATGTGTGTGCTTTTGCGGGAGCAACCTGGGCGCTCATCAAGGGAGCGCCGTCCATACGCTGCATCCAGAGCGCGTGGCCGCCTGCATCGCAAATGGCGATGCTGACAGCCCAGTTGTTCTTGAGCGCTTCTTGCTCGGCAGCGGCAGCAATTTTTTTAACATCGGCCAGGGTCAGTACTTTCGTGTCTCTCATGTCCAGTCCTTAAAGAAAAGCGTTAATCGCTAGGGGTTAAAACCAGAATTGCACGGAAATCATTGACGTTGGTCAGGGTAGGGCCCGTAACCAAAGCGTCATCCAAGGCTTCAAAGAAGCCATGACCATCATTATTGTCCAGACTGGCCCTTGGGCGTATACCTAGTTGCCAGGCACGTTCCAAAGTGTCCGGACCGCAGAAGGCTCCAGCAATTTCTTCCTGGCCATCTACACCGTCGGTATCGCCTGCCAAACCGTAGATACCGGGTGCCCCGTTCAAGGCAATGGCGGTGGACAGCAGAAATTCCACATTGCGACCGCCACGGCCCTGGCCGCGCAAGGTCACGGTGGTTTCTCCGCCTGACAGCAGCACGCAGGGAGCCTGGGTGGGCTGCTCATGCTGGGCCACGCTCAAGGCGATGCCAGCCATGACTTTGCCCACATCGCGGGCTTCGCCTTCAATGCTGTCGCCCAGCAGGACGGGACGTACGCCACGGGCTTCAGCGACACGAGCTGCAGCCAGCAGGGCCAGTTGCGGTGTAGCGACCAGATGGGTGGTGACATGAGCCAGGCGTGGATCGTCGGGCTTGATGGTTTCGCCATCGCCGCTCTCCAGCAGGGCACGGGCTGCGGCAGGAATCTCGATGCCGTAGCGGGTGATGATCTCCAGCGCTTGCTCGCACGTGGTGGGATCCGCCACCGTGGGGCCAGAAGCGATGTCCATGGGCTTGTCGCCAGGAACATCGGAAATCAGCAGATTCAGGACACGGGCAGGGGCACAAGCCGCGGCCAGACGGCCACCTTTGATGGCAGACAGGTGGCGGCGTACGGTGTTCATCTCGCCAATTGACGCGCCCGATTTCAGCAGCGCTTTATTGATGGCTTGTTTGTCAGCCAGGGTGACGCCTTCTGCGGCCAGGGGCAGCAGAGACGAACCGCCGCCGGAAATCAGGCAAATCACCAGGTCGTCCTCGTTCAGATCGCTGACCGTGCGCAAAATCTCGCGGGCCGCGTCCTCGCCGGCCTGGTCGGGCACGGGGTGAGAGGCTTCCAGAATCTTGATGTGATCACAAGGCACGCTGTAGCCATAGCGGGTCACCACCACACCGCTGATGGGGCCTTTGTCCCAGTGACGCTCCAGTGCCTGGGCCATTGCTGCCGATGCCTTGCCTGCGCCGATCACAATGGTGCGGCCCTTGGGAGCCTCGGGCAAATAAGGTGGAATGCAATGTTCAGGCTGAGCCGCGTTGACGGCAGCTTGAAACATTTTGCTGAGTAAGTCTTGTGGCTCGATCTTCATGGGTCAATCCTAAGGCAGAGTGATGGCAGCGTAACCATCTTACTGCGCGATATGGATGCAACTGCGTGAGGGCAGGGCATCTTTGGGTACCAACTGGTAAAAAAAAGCGGGCCGCAGCCCGCTTGCTGGATGTCCCGACCGTGCCGGCTTGATGCCTGGAAAAAACCAGCCCGGACGGGAGCATCCTTGAGCCGATCTTATTGACCAATCTCGTAATTGGCCATGATTTCCAGGGCACGGACCATGGCGGAGTGGTCTTGTGCAGCGCCACCGTGAGCGGCGCAGGTGTTGAACAGTTCCTGGGCCGTGGCGGTGTTGGGCAGAGCCACACCCAGCTGACGTGCGGTAGTCAGGGCCAGGTTCAAGTCCTTCTGGTGCAGTTCGATGCGAAAGCCTGGATCAAACGTGCGCTTGACCATGCGCTCACCGTGGACTTCCAGAATGCGCGAGTTGGCAAAACCGCCCATCAGCGCTTCACGAACCTTGCCTGCATCAGCACCGGCCTTGGAGGCCAGCAACAGGGCTTCGCCCACGGCTTCAATGGTCAGAGCCACGATGATCTGGTTGGCCACTTTGGTGATTTGACCGTCGCCGTAGCCGCCGACCAGGGTGATGTTCTTGCCCATCAGTTCAAACAGGGGCTTGACCTTGTCGAAGGCTTCTTGCTTGCCGCCGACCATGATGGTCAGCGAGCCAGCCTTGGCACCGACTTCGCCACCGGACACAGGCGCGTCCAGGTATTCGCAACCCAGCTTGACGATGCGCTCGGCAAAGCCTTTGGTGGCCACGGGGGAGATAGAGCTCATGTCCACCACGATCTTGCCGGCGCTCAGACCTGCAGCCACGCCGTTTTCACTGAACAGGGCGTCTTCCACGTGTGGGGTGTCAGGCACCATCGTGATGATGATGTCGGCTTGACGGGCTACTGCTGCACCATTTTCGCAAATGGTGGCACCCGCTTCTTTTACGCTTTTGGGAAAATCGCCGTGAGTGAAGGCGAACAGTTCATGACCACCCTTGATCAGGTTGACGGCCATGGGTGCGCCCATGATGCCCAAACCAATAAAACCGATTTTAGCCATTGTGTAATCTCCTAATAATTATCTGCAGGTATCCGACGATCAGGCGGTGACTTCAGTCAGTTCAGTCATCCAGCCCAGGCCATCCTTGGTCACGCCAGCGGGCTTGTACTCGCCGCCGATCCAGCCCTGGTAGCCAATGCTGTCGATGTACTTGAACAACCAGGCGTAGTTGATCTCGCCTGTGCCCGGTTCGTTGCGACCTGGGTTATCCGCGATCTGGATGTGTGCAATCTTGTCCAGGTGCTTTTTCATGGTGGCGGCCAGCTCGCCTTCCATGCGCTGGGCGTGGTAGACGTCGTACTGGATGAACAGATTGTCCGAGCCCACGTCCTGCAACAGAGCCGCGGCCTGTTCGGTGCGGTTCAGGTAGAAACCTGGAATGTCGAAGGTGTTGATGGGTTCAACCAGCAGGCGCAGGCCGGCGTCTTTCAGCTTGGCGGCAGCAAACTGCAGATTGCTGACCAAGGTCTTGTGAGCCAGTTCACGGTCTGCGCCCTCGGCCAGCTTGCCCGCCAGGCAGTTGACTTGCTTGCAGCCCAGCGCGGTGGCGTATTCAATGGCACGGCCTACGCCGTCCTGAAATTCACCCACGCGCTCGGGCAGGATTGCAATGCCGCGCTCGCCGCCGTCCCAGTCGCCCGCAGGCAGGTTGTGCAACACTTGGGTCAGACCGTGTTGTTGCAGTTTGTCAGCCAGTTGCTGTTTGTCGTAGGCGTAGGGGAACAGGTACTCCACTCCCTTGAAACCGGCTTCGGCCGCTGCCTGGAAGCGATCCAGGAAGTCGTGCTCGTTAAACAGCATGGTCAGGTTGGCGGAAAATTTTGGCATAGTGCTACTCCGTTTTTTAAATCAGCAATCAGTCCATCAGCGAGATGGCGGTGGGGGCGTCAATACCCGCTTCGGCCAGGGACTCGAATTCCGTCACATTGTGCAGTTCGGTGCCCATGGCAATGTTGGTGACGCGCTCCAGGATCAGTTCGATCACAACCGGCACGCTGAACTCTTTCATCCATGCACGAGCCTGTTCAATGGCCGGCTGGATGTCTTCGGGTTTGT
This genomic window from Alcaligenes faecalis contains:
- the pyk gene encoding pyruvate kinase, producing the protein MKRQRHSRILATLGPASSTPERIRELFEAGADVFRLNFSHGTHEDHAARYHTIRQIEKETGRSIGILMDLQGPKLRVGKMKDGRVTLETGQKFRLDLDPAEGTSQHAYLPHPEIFAALEDGTDLLLDDGKLRLRVDSFGPDFAETTVMVGGPLSDRKGVNVPGVVLPISPLTEKDLIDLKFGLELGVDWVALSFVQRPGDIREARELIGDKAWIMAKLEKPQALEHLEEIVQLCDGVMVARGDLGVEVPPQRVPVLQRQIVRTARAAGRPVVVATQMLESMITSPVPTRAEASDVATAIYSGADAVMLSAESASGQFPLEAVSIMDSIIKEIENDPSWRTILEANHSTAEASTADAICCALRRVASILEPATNVAYTTTGFSALRASRERPIAPILALTPRVETARRLALAWGVHAVPCEDVSDLGEMIDHATDMAAQHEFAQAGDTIVMIAGVPFGTSGRTNLLHVATVPQK
- a CDS encoding GlcG/HbpS family heme-binding protein — its product is MRDTKVLTLADVKKIAAAAEQEALKNNWAVSIAICDAGGHALWMQRMDGAPLMSAQVAPAKAHTCVLGGGKPSKVFEDMVNNGRFAALSMPITPLEGGEPIVVDGQVIGAVGVSGVKAPEDAQIARAGIAAL
- a CDS encoding glycerate kinase type-2 family protein, encoding MKIEPQDLLSKMFQAAVNAAQPEHCIPPYLPEAPKGRTIVIGAGKASAAMAQALERHWDKGPISGVVVTRYGYSVPCDHIKILEASHPVPDQAGEDAAREILRTVSDLNEDDLVICLISGGGSSLLPLAAEGVTLADKQAINKALLKSGASIGEMNTVRRHLSAIKGGRLAAACAPARVLNLLISDVPGDKPMDIASGPTVADPTTCEQALEIITRYGIEIPAAARALLESGDGETIKPDDPRLAHVTTHLVATPQLALLAAARVAEARGVRPVLLGDSIEGEARDVGKVMAGIALSVAQHEQPTQAPCVLLSGGETTVTLRGQGRGGRNVEFLLSTAIALNGAPGIYGLAGDTDGVDGQEEIAGAFCGPDTLERAWQLGIRPRASLDNNDGHGFFEALDDALVTGPTLTNVNDFRAILVLTPSD
- a CDS encoding 2-hydroxy-3-oxopropionate reductase, translated to MAKIGFIGLGIMGAPMAVNLIKGGHELFAFTHGDFPKSVKEAGATICENGAAVARQADIIITMVPDTPHVEDALFSENGVAAGLSAGKIVVDMSSISPVATKGFAERIVKLGCEYLDAPVSGGEVGAKAGSLTIMVGGKQEAFDKVKPLFELMGKNITLVGGYGDGQITKVANQIIVALTIEAVGEALLLASKAGADAGKVREALMGGFANSRILEVHGERMVKRTFDPGFRIELHQKDLNLALTTARQLGVALPNTATAQELFNTCAAHGGAAQDHSAMVRALEIMANYEIGQ
- the hyi gene encoding hydroxypyruvate isomerase, which translates into the protein MPKFSANLTMLFNEHDFLDRFQAAAEAGFKGVEYLFPYAYDKQQLADKLQQHGLTQVLHNLPAGDWDGGERGIAILPERVGEFQDGVGRAIEYATALGCKQVNCLAGKLAEGADRELAHKTLVSNLQFAAAKLKDAGLRLLVEPINTFDIPGFYLNRTEQAAALLQDVGSDNLFIQYDVYHAQRMEGELAATMKKHLDKIAHIQIADNPGRNEPGTGEINYAWLFKYIDSIGYQGWIGGEYKPAGVTKDGLGWMTELTEVTA